A genomic region of Fusarium oxysporum Fo47 chromosome VI, complete sequence contains the following coding sequences:
- a CDS encoding P-loop containing nucleoside triphosphate hydrolase protein, whose translation MPRHYHYQPSRELHVVVLGAGGVGKSCLTGELSFSLRLRLRLPLVPCSSCCCACVPPLHPQSYYASLSSPLQHKAHARTAQFVHNEWIESYDPTIEDSYRTQLQVDGRQVILEILDTAGTEQFVAMRDLYMKTGQGFLLVFSITSSSSLSELAGLREEIIRIKDDENVPLVIVGNKADLEENRAVPRAKGFSISQRWGAPYYEASARTRTNVDEVFIDLCRQMLRKEDEQHANDGPNDDYKYDHGRSSHRRQRRRRKKDSPRCVIL comes from the exons ATGCCACGACATTATCACTACCAACCCAG TCGCGAACTCCATGTGGTAGTCCTGGGAGCAG GCGGCGTGGGCAAAAGTTGTTTAACTGGTGAGTTGTCATTCTCCCTTCGCCTTCGCCTTCGCCTTCCCCTCGTCccatgttcttcatgttGCTGCGCCTGCGTCCCACCGTTGCATCCGCAATCCTACTACGCTTCCCTGTCTTCCCCTTTGCAGCACAAGGCTCATGCGAGAACAGCCCAGTTCGTCCACAATGAGTGGATCGAGAGCTATGATCCCACCATAGAAGATTCTTATCGCACGCAGCTTCAGGTTGAT GGACGTCAAGTTATTCTCGAAAT CCTCGATACTGCGGGGACCGAGCAATTCG TCGCCATGAGGGATCTGTACATGAAAACCGGCCAAGGTTTTCTTCTTGTATTCAGTATcacatcgtcttcctcccTAAGCGAACTAGCAGGTTTGCGCGAAGAAATTATCCGGATAAAAGACGATGAAAATGTACCTCTTGTTATTGTCGGTAACAAAGCCGATTTGGAGGAGAATCGCGCTGTGCCCCGAGCCAAGGGCTTCTCCATCTCACAACGATGGGGCGCACCCTACTATGAGGCTAGCGCGAGGACAAGGA CCAACGTTGATGAGGTCTTTATCGATCTCTGCAGGCAAATGTTGCGTAAAGAGGACGAACAACACGCGAATGACGGACCCAATGACGACTACAAGTATGATCACGGCCGAAGTTCTCATAGGCGTCAACGACGTCGCCGAAAGAAGGATTCACCGCGATGTGTGATCCTGTGA
- a CDS encoding U2 snRNP complex subunit YSF3: MADKLRTQQELERLQAKYVGTGHPDTTSWEWRTNIQRDTYSSIAGHRPLLSYIALAENEPITKIRAQMIRKMVQPCGPPPPRED, encoded by the exons ATG GCCGACAAACTCCGCACCCAGCAAGAACTCGAGCGCCTCCAAGCGAAATACGTCGGCACTGGTCACCCAGACACGACAAGCTGGGAATGGCGCACCAACATTCAGCGCGACACATACTCTTCCATCGCCGGCCATAGGCCTCTTCTCTCTTATATCGCGCTTGCTGAGAATGAACCCATTACCAAGATTCGCGCGCAGATGATCAGG AAAATGGTACAGCCTTGTGGTCCTCCTCCGCCACGCGAGGATTAG
- a CDS encoding MAGE family-domain-containing protein, whose protein sequence is MPTQRRRRPAQDEESEEDVRPRQRNRVDSEDENEQEASDAEMDGDQHHTQSADDQLVKKLVRYVISCEYSRTAIRRDGIKERVLGTQGRSFRRIFDSAQTQLKRVWGMELRELPVREKMSLQEKRQAMKANAQPKLGSGAYILTSILPEAYRHATILAPSKTPSADDEATYAGFYTMVISVISLSGGELSEQKLKRYLQRLNADQNVSMDKTEIILKRMEKQGYVIKRVERPPLGQDGDPTTTWHVGPRGKEEVGIDGVMGMTREVYGDSWNDDNEKKLRASLNIRDAPQQDGEEDDEAVGEGSRMQG, encoded by the exons ATGCCTACACAAAGGCGCCGCCGTCCT GCCCAAGACGAGGAATCAGAGGAAGATGTTCGTCCCCGTCAACGAAATAGAGTCGATTCTGAGGACGAGAACGAACAAGAAGCAAGCGATGCCGAAATGGATGGAGACCAACACCATACCCAAAGTGCCGACGATCAGCTGGTGAAGAAGCTGGTGCGGTATGTTATTTCCTGCGAATATTCGAGAACCGCGATCCGCCGAGACGGTATTAAAGAACGAG TCCTCGGCACCCAAGGCCGATCATTCAGGCGCATCTTCGATTCGGCGCAGACACAGCTCAAACGGGTCTGGGGCATGGAATTGAGGGAGTTGCCTGTTAGAGAGAAGATGTCACTCCAGGAAAAGCGTCAAG CTATGAAGGCTAATGCCCAGCCCAAGCTCGGTTCTGGTGCCTACATCCTGACGTCGATATTACCAGAAGCGTATCGCCATGCAACAATCCTCGCCCCATCCAAGACACCAAGTGCGGACGACGAAGCTACATACGCAGGATTCTATACAATGGTCATTTCGGTGATTTCCCTGAGCGGCGGGGAATTGAGCGAACAGAAGTTGAAGCGTTATCTCCAGCGGCTCAACGCCGACCAGAATGTATCAATGGACAAGACAGAAATAATCCTGAAGAGGATGGAGAAACAAGGCTACGTCATCAAGAGAGTTGAAAGACCACCTTTGGGCCAAGACGGCGACCCAACTACGACGTGGCATGTCGGTCCTCgtggaaaagaagaagtcggcATTGACGGTGTGATGGGCATGACGCGGGAGGTTTATGGCGACAGCTGGAATGACGAtaacgagaagaagcttcgTGCGAGTCTGAACATCAGGGATGCGCCTCAACAGGAcggcgaagaagacgacgaagcTGTGGGTGAAGGCAGTCGAATGCAGGGATAA
- a CDS encoding mitochondrial inner-membrane-bound regulator-domain-containing protein has product MISRAVRVPRIRLACRFGLITQRSTGLGFRPSPVHDGLARRLYTSELGNAGENKVEPFITDTEASKIKPKEESKVSSTGAEDATPAPNLPSSTDVGSEPTSSSEEPQLDDDPISKPEFDAKASPGDETFPEKPIDNAQAVLDGALDGALDESPSQPRLSRYVLPDLPDFPKSSSRHSPSPEQYALDDLLGESQKPGIEVSALPELEAQDVGDELMPLPKRRLYDRLMHDESLGVSTLGMPADAIIINNPNRTRIERPAPTVMEAKPIENTDLDWENLTPSEMTEPESEEIFKNIDELCPVSRILRLTDIDKLVNTLCDGFTVTQLREYHSVRKPQPRDHDMVKYEWIEQIVPWTSMNSVRLRGNDKATLAQKIVLDKWKIEVQEHADDLGKAFIWMDPDIFPFLTYGPNNIGRLLWELRRDFVVGEDEKLTLHTPKCRLNITAKKSTTYGILAHIDQAVQRMKSRVIDVAPLLPKTRSAALTPTERKELGRLTKTSITPVRHGSQEKLRVSWMPQPDEPPTETEDLADTVFRLIVGRVVPGADHGVLQCLPRLDDQDLVTGQPVPVQRQARAMSWRDKLQKWLRIVAPISKNTQNTPPLGLSSELAIPEEKCPRTGNVDATTATFGHILHQRASTSMKELYRKRRILAPLTPHPAAFSALKPDNDLPLKETTSIVMHLSPHFDSSKSPVTDPKKKLPADPAVYITIPVHPQADLDNFKIPDDVTAHIYVPWHNSDVLLPTEAVDIRLEHRRSHALPISHPGMKSFFEKSQLNLREGQLRTPSQAMLRVPGSWLRGSGSGRMNTEKRDVLYDFRGTEIHQTVEMPWNGHTLRYSSIEAGQHGGQRQEITLQAGLPGENPVAFKDERRVGFLQLVEDMATGKCFSWSEGYRSIKSRQLEDFSYNLFGEDLPEDVIVDNEKFDSRGRVNRYRPATSGDSDKPDPRGRFNQHRPAIEMGNDRFDSRGRVGERESATKANGGKLEIRGCVNERTSGPKPKTGAPVEIFDDIEALFAAEGQTFELNPDKTPKPDEQQLDETKSDEKVSDEKYPDPIAKRKATDDLMSFLDEYASPKAFVSEDNKKLYGIDAAYHHKKSRTSVPKDTPPIDKLPDLPEFPEATPPKPNNNLPDLSELLEDKATPPKPQKEDVATKKEKTRKKVQSEYFATQEPVPKRKATPKKLATTGKAKDKPSKYTLPELQKPATMSDADAFAAQFARRATSENRGKDQNSVIGFFDTLPNEKKPAKKQPAQKKKTSTSKRKQPTSSNSKRKRL; this is encoded by the exons ATGATTTCTAGAGCGGTGCGAGTGCCGCGTATTCGCCTGGCATGCAGGTTTGGCTTAATAACACAACGCAGCACTGGACTGGGCTTCCGACCAAGTCCAGTCCATGACGGCCTGGCACGACGATTATATACATCCGAACTTGGAAATGCAGGGGAGAACAAGGTTGAGCCTTTTATAACGGATACGGAAGCTTCGAAAATAAAGCCGAAAGAAGAGTCAAAGGTTTCATCTACAGGGGCAGAAGACGCGACACCGGCTCCGAATCTTCCCTCCTCCACCGACGTCGGCTCTGAGCCGACTAGTAGCTCCGAGGAACCTCAATTAGACGATGACCCGATCTCCAAACCTGAGTTCGACGCAAAGGCATCTCCTGGCGACGAGACATTCCCAGAGAAGCCAATTGACAATGCACAAGCAGTACTGGACGGTGCACTGGACGGTGCACTGGACGAATCCCCATCACAACCGCGATTGTCAAGATATGTTTTACCTGACCTGCCCGACTTCCCCAAATCGTCGTCAAGACATTCACCTAGCCCCGAACAGTATGCGCTGGACGACCTTTTGGGAGAATCGCAGAAGCCAGGGATCGAGGTATCTGCACTTCCTGAACTAGAAGCCCAAGATGTTGGGGACGAGCTCATGCCTTTGCCAAAGAGACGCCTTTACGATCGTCTTATGCACGATGAATCGCTTGGAGTCTCTACTCTGGGAATGCCAGCAGATGCCattatcatcaacaatccGAATAGGACACGCATCGAGCGGCCAGCCCCCACCGTGATGGAAGCGAAACCTATAGAAAACACAGATCTTGACTGGGAAAATTTGACTCCTTCCGAAATGACAGAGCCTGAATCTGAAGAGATATTCAAGAATATCGACGAACTTTGCCCCGTGAGTCGTATTTTGCGTCTAACTGATATCGACAAGCTCGTCAACACTCTTTGCGACGGTTTCACAGTCACCCAGCTACGGGAGTATCACAGTGTTCGCAAGCCACAACCCAGGGATCATGACATGGTAAAATACGAGTGGATAGAACAGATTGTACCATGGACATCAATGAACTCGGTTCGACTGCGTGGCAATGATAAGGCCACTCTTGCTCAGAAGATCGTGTTGGATAAATGGAAGATCGAGGTTCAGGAACATGCGGACGATCTTGGAAAAGCGTTTATTTGGATGGATCCTGACATCTTCCCCTTTCTCACAT ATGGCCCCAACAACATAGGGCGTCTACTCTGGGAGCTCAGAAGGGATTTCGTAGTCGGCGAAGACGAGAAGCTAACACTGCATACCCCAAAATGCCGCCTCAATATTACAGCGAAGAAGTCGACTACTTACGGTATCCTCGCTCATATCGACCAGGCCGTgcagaggatgaagagccGGGTTATCGACGTTGCCCCTCTTCTCCCGAAGACTCGATCAGCAGCCCTGACGCCGACAGAGCGCAAGGAGCTCGGCCGGCTAACCAAGACTTCAATCACGCCTGTAAGGCATGGCTCACAGGAG AAGTTGCGCGTCTCCTGGATGCCCCAGCCTGACGAGCCTCCAACCGAGACTGAAGACCTTGCAGACACAGTGTTCCGCTTAATCGTTGGCCGTGTCGTCCCGGGCGCTGACCACGGTGTCCTCCAGTGTCTTCCGCGACTGGACGACCAAGACCTAGTCACTGGCCAGCCCGTCCCTGTACAACGCCAGGCTCGGGCTATGTCGTGGAGAGACAAGCTCCAGAAGTGGCTGAGAATTGTCGCACCCATCAGCAAGAACACTCAAAACACTCCACCGTTAGGGCTGTCCTCCGAATTAGCGATTCCCGAAGAGAAATGTCCTCGCACTGGAAATGTAGACGCTACTACAGCAACGTTTGGCCATATCCTACACCAACGCGCTAGCACTTCGATGAAGGAACTCTACCGCAAACGCCGCATCCTAGCTCCCCTTACACCTCATCCCGCTGCTTTCTCCGCCCTCAAACCCGACAACGACTTGCCCCTAAAGGAGACTACTTCCATTGTTATGCACCTTTCGCCTCATTTCGATTCTTCAAAGAGTCCAGTGACGGATCCTAAGAAGAAACTCCCTGCAGATCCTGCTGTCTATATTACCATCCCCGTCCACCCTCAGGCTGATCTCGACAACTTCAAGATCCCCGACGACGTAACCGCCCACATTTATGTGCCCTGGCACAACAGCGACGTGCTGCTTCCTACAGAGGCTGTAGATATCCGCCTTGAGCACAGGCGCTCCCATGCTCTCCCAATAAGTCACCCAGGCATGAAGAGTTTCTTTGAGAAATCGCAACTCAACCTTCGTGAAGGTCAACTTCGAACACCGAGCCAGGCCATGCTCAGGGTTCCAGGATCATGGTTGCGAGGAAGTGGCAGCGGCAGGATGAACACCGAAAAAAGAGACGTTCTTTACGACTTCCGTGGAACTGAGATCCATCAGACCGTGGAAATGCCTTGGAATGGCCACACACTGCGCTACTCTAGCATCGAGGCTGGACAGCACGGCGGCCAACGCCAGGAGATTACACTCCAGGCTGGTTTACCAGGCGAGAACCCAGTTGCTTTCAAGGATGAGAGACGTGTGGGCTTTTTACAGCTGGTCGAGGACATGGCCACTGGGAAATGCTTCTCCTGGTCTGAAGGCTACAGATCCATCAAGAGCCGCCAGCTAGAAGATTTCAGTTACAATCTGTTTGGAGAGGATCTCCCTGAGGATGTTATTGTCGACAACGAAAAGTTTGATTCGCGCGGTCGCGTCAATCGATACAGACCAGCTACGAGCGGAGACAGTGACAAGCCTGATCCGCGTGGCCGCTTTAATCAACATAGGCCAGCCATCGAGATGGGCAATGATAGGTTTGATTCGCGTGGTCGTGTCGGTGAGCGTGAGTCAGCCACGAAGGCGAACGGTGGCAAGCTTGAAATCCGCGGTTGTGTGAATGAACGCACGTCTGGCCCAAAGCCAAAGACAGGAGCTCCAGTTGAGATCTTTGACGACATAGAGGCATTGTTTGCGGCGGAGGGTCAGACCTTTGAGCTCAACCCCGACAAGACACCCAAGCCTGACGAGCAACAGCTTGACGAGACCAAATCTGACGAGAAAGTGTCTGATGAGAAATATCCCGATCCTATCGCCAAAAGGAAAGCGACAGATGATCTCATGAGTTTCCTCGACGAGTACGCCAGCCCTAAGGCCTTTGTGAGTGAAGACAACAAGAAGCTCTACGGCATCGATGCTGCCTACCACCACAAGAAGTCAAGGACGAGCGTTCCTAAGGATACTCCTCCGATCGACAAATTGCCAGATTTGCCAGAATTTCCAGAAGCCACACCCCCGAAACCTAACAACAACTTGCCAGATTTGTCAGAATTGCTAGAAGACAAGGCCACGCCCCCAAAACCTCAAAAGGAAGATGTTGCAACTAAAAAAGAGAAGACTCGCAAAAAGGTCCAGAGTGAGTACTTCGCAACCCAGGAGCCAGTACCCAAGCGCAAAGcaacaccaaagaaattAGCAACTACCGGGAAAGCCAAGGACAAGCCAAGCAAATATACCCTCCCAGAGCTACAGAAACCCGCCACAATgtcagatgcagatgcattTGCTGCTCAGTTCGCCAGACGAGCGACTTCAGAGAACAGAGGGAAGGACCAAAATAGTGTCATTGGGTTCTTCGACACCCTTCCAaatgagaagaagcctgcTAAAAAGCAGCCCGctcagaaaaagaaaacgtCTACTTCAAAGAGAAAACAGCCGACATCGAGTAACTCGAAACGCAAAAGGCTTTGA
- a CDS encoding putative translation elongation factor gives MDTTKWSEARYQEIIKETSSFIKKVGYNPKAVAFVPISGFNGDNMLTPSTNCPWYKGWEREIKSGKLSGKTLLEAIDSIEPPKRPVDKPLRLPLQDVYKIGGIGTVPVGRIETGVIKPGMVVTFAPSNVTTEVKSVEMHHEQLTEGQPGDNVGFNVKNVSVKDIRRGNVAGDSKNDPPMGAASFTAQVIVLNHPGQVGAGYAPVLDCHTAHIACKFAEIQEKIDRRTGKATEAAPKFIKSGDSAIVKMVPSKPMCVEAFTDYPPLGRFAVRDMRQTVAVGVIKAVEKSSGAAGKVTKSAAKAAKK, from the coding sequence atggaCACCACCAAGTGGTCTGAGGCCCGTTACCAGGAGATCATTAAGGAGACCTCCTCTTTCATCAAGAAGGTCGGCTACAACCCCAAGGCTGTCGCTTTCGTCCCCATCTCCGGTTTCAACGGTGACAACATGCTTACCCCCTCCACCAACTGCCCCTGGTACAAGGGTTGGGAGCGTGAGATCAAGTCCGGCAAGCTCAGTGGCAAGACCCTCCTCGAGGCCATTGACTCCATCGAGCCCCCCAAGCGTCCCGTTGACAAGCCCCTCCGCCTTCCCCTCCAGGATGTCTACAAGATCGGTGGTATTGGAACGGTTCCCGTCGGCCGTATCGAGACTGGTGTCATCAAGCCTGGTATGGTCGTTACCTTCGCTCCTTCCAACGTCACCACTGAAGTCAAGTCCGTCGAGATGCACCACGAGCAGCTCACTGAGGGCCAGCCCGGTGACAACGTTGGTTTCAACGTGAAGAACGTCTCCGTCAAGGACATCCGACGTGGTAACGTCGCTGGTGACTCCAAGAACGACCCCCCTATGGGTGCCGCTTCTTTCACCGCTCAGGTCATCGTCCTCAACCACCCCGGTCAGGTCGGTGCTGGTTACGCTCCCGTCCTCGATTGCCACACTGCCCACATTGCCTGCAAGTTCGCCGAGATCCAGGAGAAGATCGACCGCCGAACCGGTAAGGCTACTGAGGCCGCccccaagttcatcaagtctGGTGACTCTGCCATCGTCAAGATGGTTCCCTCCAAGCCCATGTGTGTTGAGGCTTTCACTGACTACCCTCCTCTGGGTCGTTTCGCCGTCCGTGACATGCGACAGACTGTCGCCGTTGGTGTCATCAAGGCCGTCGAGAAGTCCAGCGGTGCTGCCGGCAAGGTCACCAAGTCCGCTGCCAAGGCCGCCAAGAAATAA